AAGGGGCGTTTTTTATCCATCTTAACCTTGATGATGTTAGGGTCTCTAGTCCTTGTAGGCCTCAAAGTAACCAGTCCCAATATGGAGGCGACTGCCAATGCTTATTTAACAACTGCTCAAACCTTGGATTTGGCAGTCATGTCTAACTATGGTTTGGATCAAGCAGATCAAGAAGAACTAGAGCAGATAGAGGGCACAGAAGTTGAGTTTGGCTATTTGACAGATGTGACTATGGATAATGGTCAGGATGCCATTCGCCTGTATTCCAAACCAGAGCGAATTTCAACCTTTCAACTAAGAGAGGGACGACTTCCTCAGTCAGATCAAGAAATCGCTTTGACCATTCATTTGCAGGGTCAATACAGCGTGGGACAGGAGGTTAGTTTTAAAGAAAAAGAAGAGGGTCATTCTTCTTTAAAAGACCATACTTATACCATTACTGGTTTTGTGGATTCAGCTGAAATCCTCTCCCAGCGAGATATGGGCTACGCAGCAAGTGGAAGTGGGACTCTGACAGCCTACGGTGTGATTTTACCGAGTCAGTTTGATCAGAAAGTCTACAATATAGCACGTTTGAAATATCAAGATTTAGCAGGCTTAAATGCTTTCTCATTATCTTATGAAGAGAAATCCAAACAGCATCAGGAAGACCTTGAACAATCTTTATCAGATAATGGCAAGGCACGTCTGCAACTCTTGAAAAAAGAAGGACAAGAATCTCTAGACAAAGGTCAAGAGACCCTTGACAAGGCTGAAACTAATCTGCAGGAAGGCAAGCGTCGTTTAGCAACTGCTCGAGCTCGTTTACAGGTTCAAGAAAGTCAACTAGCCTTGCTTTCTCAAGTCCAGAGAGAGCAGGCCAGTGCTCAACTTACTCAAGCCAAGCAGGAATTGAGTAAGGAAGAGGGCAAACTAAAGCAGGCTGAACAAAATCTAGCCCAAGAAAAGGAAAAATTAGAAAAACATCAGCAAGTCTTGGACACTTTGGCCGAACCAAAGTATCAAGTCTATAATCGTCAGACCATGCCAGGTGGCCAGGGATATCTCATGTATAGTAATGCTTCAGCCAGTATCCGGGCAGTGGGCAATATCTTTCCTGTAGTGCTTTATGCCGTAGCAGCTATGGTGACCTTTACAACTATGACTCGTTTTGTGGATGAAGAGCGAACTCATGCAGGGATTTTTAAGGCCTTGGGCTATCGCAGTAAGGATATTATCGCCAAATTTCTCCTCTACGGTCTAGTGGCTGGAACTGTCGGAACAGCTCTAGGTAGTATACTTGGTCATTATTTGCTAGCCGGTGTGATATCAAGTGTCATTACAAAGGGTATGGTAGTGGGAGAAACCCAGATTCAGTTCTATTGGACCTATAGTTTGCTGGCTCTTGGCTTGAGTTGGGTGGCGAGTGTGTTGCCAGCCTATTTGGTGGCTCGAAGGGAACTTCATAATGAAGCAGCCCAGCTTTTACTACCTAAACCACCTGTCAAAGGAGCTAAAATCTTACTGGAGCGCATCAGTTTTATCTGGCGTCGTCTCAGTTTTACTCATAAGGTAACAGCCCGCAATATCTTTCGTTATAAGCAAAGGATGTTGATGACGATCTTTGGTGTGGCAGGTTCTGTAGCCCTGCTCTTTGCAGGTTTGGGAATCCAATCCTCTGTAGCAGGAGTTCCGTCTAGACAGTTTCAACAAATCCAACAGTATCAGATGATAGTCTCTGAAAATCCTAGTGCGACCAATCAAGACAAGGCAGATCTAGAAGAAGTATTACAAGGTCAAGATATCCAAGCCTACCAGAAAATCTATTCTAAAACGTTAGACAAGGACTTCAAAGGTAAGGCTGGTCTTCAGACCATCACCCTTATGATGACAGAGAAGGAAGATTTGACACCCTTTATCCATCTGCAAGATCATCAGCAGGAGCTGACATTAAAAGATGGCATCGTTATCACAGCTAAACTTGCCCAGTTGGCAGGTGTCAAGGCTGGGCAGACTCTAGAAATTGGAGGTAAGGAGCTAACGGTCGCCGTTATTACTGAGAACTACGTTGGTCACTTTATTTATATGAGTCAGGCTAGCTATGAGCAACTTTACGGACAGCTACCCCAAGCCAACACTTATCTGGTCTCGCTAAGGGATACCAGTGCTTCTAGTATCGAAAGACAGGCCGGCTTACTTATGAATCAATCTGCGGTGTCCAGCGTTGTCCAAAATGCTTCAGCCATTCGACTCTTTGACTCGGTCGCAAGTTCACTCAATCAGACCATGACCATCTTGGTCATCGTATCGGTTCTATTGGCTATTGTTATCCTCTACAATCTGACCAATATAAACGTGGCTGAGAGAATCCGTGAACTCTCCACTATCAAGGTTCTCGGTTTTCATAATAATGAAGTCACCCTCTACATTTACCGTGAGACGATTGTGCTGTCCTTTGTGGGAATCGTATTTGGTCTGGTATCTGGTTTCTATTTACACCAATTTTTGATTCAAATGATTTCGCCTGCGACTATTCTCTTTTATCCGCAGGTAGGCTGGGAAGTCTACGTAATCCCAGTGGTAGCAGTAAGCATCATTTTGACCTTGCTTGGTTTCTTTGTCAATCATCATCTGAGAAAGGTTGATATGCTTGAAGCCTTGAAATCTATAGAGTAATACACAATGAAAATCAAAGAGCAATAGCCGCTGGTTGCTCAAAACACCGTTTTGAGGTTGCAGATAGAACTGACGAAGTCAGTTACATATATCTACGACAAGGCGACGCTGACGTGGTTTGAAGAGATTTTCAAAGAGTCAGGCAGTTCTTTTTAGCTGATTGATCTTATATTTACTCGTAAACAAAAATCCTCCGTTTCAAAGAGTAGGGAACTCTTTGTGACAGAGGATTTTTTCTATAGGGCTTTAGCAGCTGCAATTGCGGCTTCAAAGTTTGGTTCTGAGTTGATATTGTCCACGTATTCAACGTAGCGAATCGTATTGTCAGTATCGAGGACAAAGACTGCGCGTGCCAAAAAGTGCCACTCATTGATTAAGAGAGCATAATCACGTCCAAAGGAATGGTCGAAATAGTCTGAGAGCATGATGGCATTTTCAATACCTTCAGCACCGCACCAACGTTTTTGGGCAAAAGGGAGATCCAAGGAAACAGTCAAGACAACTGTATTATCCAGTCCAGCCAGTTCTTCATTAAAACGACGCGTTTGAGTTGAGCAGATGCCTGTATCGATAGAAGGCACGACACTTAAGACTTTTTTCTTCCCATCAAAATCAGCCAGAGATTTTTTAGAAAGGTCTGTTGTAGTGAGTGAAAAGTCAAGTGCCTTGTCGCCGACTTGTAGTTGTTTACCTGAAAAGCTAACAGGATTTCCGAGAAAAGTTACCATAAAATACTCCAATCTTTTTTCTTCCATTTTAGCTGAATCAGTCGGAATTTTCCAATGATTTGACTGGAAATATGGACATAGAAAAACGCCAGCTCACGTGAGAATGACGTTTTTAGAAATTTATTTAGATAATCCTTCAGCAATCTTGTCAAGGTTGTATTTCATCATGTTGTAGTAGCTATCGCCTTCTTTACCTTGTTCTGCGATAGAGTCAGTAAAGATTTGAGCGTAGATTGGGATATTTGTGTCTTGTGAAACAGTCTTCATTGGACGGTCATCGACACTTGATTCTACAAAGAGTGATGGAACTTTTGTTTGGCGAAGTTTTTCAACCAAGGTCTTGATTTGGTCAGGAGTTCCTTCTTCTTCAGTATTGATTTCCCAGATGTAGGCACTTGGGACACCATAGGCTTTAGAGAAGTATTTGAATGCTCCTTCGCTGGTTACAATGAGTTTCTTTTCAGCAGGGATGTTATTAAATTTATCCTTACTTTCTTTATCAAGTTTGTCTAACTTATCAGTATATTCTTTGAGATTTTTTTCATAAAATTCTTTGTTGTTAGGGTCTTTGGCGCTTAATTGTTTGGCAATATTTTTAGCAAAGATAATCCCATTTTCAAGGTTAAGCCAAGCGTGTGGATCTTCTTTTCCTTTTTCATTTTTTCCTTCAAGATAGATAACTTCAACGCCTTCACTAACTGCAAAGTAGTCTTTATTTTCAGTTTTCTTGGCATTTTCTACCAATTTTGTAAACCAGGCATTGCCACCTGTTTCAAGGTTGATACCGTTGTAGAAAATGAGGTCAGCCTCAGAAGTTTTCTTAACATCTTCAGGGAGTGGTTCGTATTCGTGTGGGTCTTGACCAATCGGAACGATACTGTGAAGATCAGTCTTGTCACCAGCAATATTTTTAGTAATATCGGCGATGATTGAGTTTGTAGCAACAACTTTTAGTTTTTGACCAGAAGCTGCATCTTTTTTTCCGCTAGCACATGCTACAAGAACAATAACGGAAAGAAAGAGAACGAATAATGTACCTAATTTTTTCATTAGATCCTCCAATTTATTGGGGCATTGCCCCTTATTTTAACAAATGTTTATTTTTCAGTTTCAAATATCGTTGTTTTGGAGCGATAAAGAAACTAATGAGAAAGAAACTAGCGGCTGTAAGCACGATACTAGAACCTGCCGCAACGTTAAAGCTATAACCGATAAAGAGTCCCAAAACTGAAGCTATAGCTCCAAAGGTTGAGGAAAGAAAAATCATACTTTTCAGGCTATTAGCATACAGATAAGCAGTTGCAGCTGGGGTAATCAGCATGGCTACAATCAGGATAGTTCCAACACTTTGCATGGCTGTCACAGACACGAGAGTCAGGAGTACCATGAGAAGGTAGTGATAGAAATTGACAGGCATTCCCATGGCTTTAGCCAAGAGTTCATCAAAGGAAGTGATCAAGAGTTGCTTGAAGAAAATCCAGATTAACAAGAGAATGACTGCCCCAACACCCATGGTAATAAACATATCCGTATCTTGGACAGCTAGGATATTACCAAAAAGAATATGGAAAAGGTCAGTTGAACTTTTAGCGACACTAATCAAGATGATACCGAGGGCTAAGAAAGATGAAAAGGTAATGCCGATGGCGGTATCGCTTTTGATAATCGAGTTCCCCTTGATGTAGGTAATGATGATGGCAGCTAGTAGTCCAAAGACGATGGCTCCAATAAAGAAGTCAATGCCCAAGATAAAGGAGAGGGCTACACCTGGTAAGACAGCATGTGAAATGGCATCTCCCATGAGTGACATCCCGCGTAGGATGATGAAACATCCCACAGCACCAGCTACGACCCCGATGACAATAGCTGTTATCAAGGCATTTTGCAAGAAATGGAAGTTCTGCAATCCATCGATGAATTCTGCAATCATAGGTCACCTCCATTGAAAAAGAGTCGATTACCGT
This window of the Streptococcus sp. 116-D4 genome carries:
- a CDS encoding FtsX-like permease family protein, with amino-acid sequence MMKRKTYWKDLIQSFTGSKGRFLSILTLMMLGSLVLVGLKVTSPNMEATANAYLTTAQTLDLAVMSNYGLDQADQEELEQIEGTEVEFGYLTDVTMDNGQDAIRLYSKPERISTFQLREGRLPQSDQEIALTIHLQGQYSVGQEVSFKEKEEGHSSLKDHTYTITGFVDSAEILSQRDMGYAASGSGTLTAYGVILPSQFDQKVYNIARLKYQDLAGLNAFSLSYEEKSKQHQEDLEQSLSDNGKARLQLLKKEGQESLDKGQETLDKAETNLQEGKRRLATARARLQVQESQLALLSQVQREQASAQLTQAKQELSKEEGKLKQAEQNLAQEKEKLEKHQQVLDTLAEPKYQVYNRQTMPGGQGYLMYSNASASIRAVGNIFPVVLYAVAAMVTFTTMTRFVDEERTHAGIFKALGYRSKDIIAKFLLYGLVAGTVGTALGSILGHYLLAGVISSVITKGMVVGETQIQFYWTYSLLALGLSWVASVLPAYLVARRELHNEAAQLLLPKPPVKGAKILLERISFIWRRLSFTHKVTARNIFRYKQRMLMTIFGVAGSVALLFAGLGIQSSVAGVPSRQFQQIQQYQMIVSENPSATNQDKADLEEVLQGQDIQAYQKIYSKTLDKDFKGKAGLQTITLMMTEKEDLTPFIHLQDHQQELTLKDGIVITAKLAQLAGVKAGQTLEIGGKELTVAVITENYVGHFIYMSQASYEQLYGQLPQANTYLVSLRDTSASSIERQAGLLMNQSAVSSVVQNASAIRLFDSVASSLNQTMTILVIVSVLLAIVILYNLTNINVAERIRELSTIKVLGFHNNEVTLYIYRETIVLSFVGIVFGLVSGFYLHQFLIQMISPATILFYPQVGWEVYVIPVVAVSIILTLLGFFVNHHLRKVDMLEALKSIE
- the tpx gene encoding thiol peroxidase gives rise to the protein MVTFLGNPVSFSGKQLQVGDKALDFSLTTTDLSKKSLADFDGKKKVLSVVPSIDTGICSTQTRRFNEELAGLDNTVVLTVSLDLPFAQKRWCGAEGIENAIMLSDYFDHSFGRDYALLINEWHFLARAVFVLDTDNTIRYVEYVDNINSEPNFEAAIAAAKAL
- the psaA gene encoding metal ABC transporter substrate-binding lipoprotein/adhesin PsaA; its protein translation is MKKLGTLFVLFLSVIVLVACASGKKDAASGQKLKVVATNSIIADITKNIAGDKTDLHSIVPIGQDPHEYEPLPEDVKKTSEADLIFYNGINLETGGNAWFTKLVENAKKTENKDYFAVSEGVEVIYLEGKNEKGKEDPHAWLNLENGIIFAKNIAKQLSAKDPNNKEFYEKNLKEYTDKLDKLDKESKDKFNNIPAEKKLIVTSEGAFKYFSKAYGVPSAYIWEINTEEEGTPDQIKTLVEKLRQTKVPSLFVESSVDDRPMKTVSQDTNIPIYAQIFTDSIAEQGKEGDSYYNMMKYNLDKIAEGLSK
- a CDS encoding metal ABC transporter permease, translating into MIAEFIDGLQNFHFLQNALITAIVIGVVAGAVGCFIILRGMSLMGDAISHAVLPGVALSFILGIDFFIGAIVFGLLAAIIITYIKGNSIIKSDTAIGITFSSFLALGIILISVAKSSTDLFHILFGNILAVQDTDMFITMGVGAVILLLIWIFFKQLLITSFDELLAKAMGMPVNFYHYLLMVLLTLVSVTAMQSVGTILIVAMLITPAATAYLYANSLKSMIFLSSTFGAIASVLGLFIGYSFNVAAGSSIVLTAASFFLISFFIAPKQRYLKLKNKHLLK